The Candidatus Eisenbacteria bacterium genome includes a region encoding these proteins:
- a CDS encoding hydrogenase, with amino-acid sequence MADGTSLILRNSEPARAGDVPVLDVEAFTTGVLDRVDRGGRVVTLFGHALAGESVRLVAVVADGEAGTLALTATDVRGVYPALTPRCPQVHRFECEVAEQHGVQPLGHPWLKPVRGVEPSTGAAFFAVGGDEVHEVAVGPVHAGVIEPGHFRFQCHGETVMHLEIALGYQHRGVERALVGGPTPRTIHYMETLAGDTSVGHAMAHCQALEALAGCRVSARSEVLRGIALEIERLANHTGDLGALAGDVGYLPTASYCGRIRGDFLNMSALLCGSRFGRGMVRPGGVGFDVDATRAAELVARLEKAVADVGEATQLLWDEPSVQARFEEVGALLPETAEALGIVGVAARACGISRDVRHELPSGIFRFAHIPVSTWHTGDVFARAYVRWLEIQRSAAFVREQLTALPDGPLRAPVGRLAADALVVSLVEGWRGEICHVILTDAEGRFARYKVVDPSFHNWMGLAMALRNQQISDFPLCNKSFNLSYCGHDL; translated from the coding sequence ATGGCAGACGGGACGTCACTCATCCTGCGCAACAGCGAGCCCGCGCGGGCGGGCGACGTGCCGGTGCTCGACGTCGAGGCCTTCACGACGGGCGTGCTCGATCGAGTGGACCGGGGCGGTCGCGTGGTGACGCTCTTCGGCCACGCGCTCGCCGGAGAGTCCGTGAGGCTCGTGGCGGTGGTCGCCGATGGCGAGGCGGGGACACTGGCGCTGACCGCCACCGACGTCCGCGGCGTCTACCCCGCGCTCACGCCGCGCTGTCCGCAGGTCCACCGCTTCGAGTGCGAGGTCGCCGAGCAGCACGGCGTCCAACCGCTCGGGCATCCCTGGTTGAAACCGGTGCGCGGTGTCGAGCCGTCGACCGGCGCGGCGTTCTTCGCGGTCGGTGGTGACGAGGTGCACGAGGTGGCCGTCGGGCCGGTGCATGCCGGCGTGATCGAGCCCGGCCACTTCCGCTTCCAGTGCCATGGCGAGACCGTGATGCATCTCGAGATCGCGCTCGGCTACCAGCATCGTGGCGTCGAGCGCGCGCTCGTCGGGGGGCCGACGCCGCGCACCATCCACTACATGGAGACGCTCGCCGGCGACACGTCGGTCGGGCATGCGATGGCCCATTGCCAGGCGCTGGAGGCGCTTGCCGGATGTCGCGTGTCGGCACGCAGCGAGGTGCTGCGTGGCATCGCGCTCGAGATCGAGCGCCTCGCCAATCACACGGGTGACCTGGGCGCGCTCGCGGGCGACGTTGGCTACTTGCCCACGGCGTCGTACTGCGGCCGCATTCGCGGCGACTTCCTCAACATGAGCGCGCTCCTCTGCGGGAGTCGCTTCGGGCGTGGGATGGTGCGTCCGGGCGGGGTCGGCTTCGACGTCGACGCCACCCGCGCAGCCGAGCTGGTGGCGCGGCTCGAGAAGGCCGTCGCCGACGTCGGTGAGGCGACACAGCTCCTCTGGGACGAGCCGTCCGTGCAGGCACGCTTCGAGGAGGTCGGGGCGCTCCTGCCCGAAACCGCCGAAGCCCTGGGCATCGTGGGCGTCGCGGCGCGCGCGTGCGGTATCTCGCGCGACGTCCGGCACGAGCTCCCCTCGGGCATCTTCCGCTTCGCCCACATTCCCGTGTCGACGTGGCACACGGGCGACGTCTTCGCGCGTGCCTACGTCCGTTGGCTCGAAATTCAACGCTCGGCCGCGTTCGTCCGGGAGCAGCTGACGGCGCTTCCCGACGGCCCGCTCCGCGCTCCGGTTGGTCGGCTCGCCGCCGACGCGCTCGTCGTGTCGCTGGTCGAAGGGTGGCGCGGCGAGATCTGTCACGTCATCCTCACCGACGCGGAGGGCCGCTTCGCGCGCTACAAGGTCGTCGACCCGTCGTTTCACAACTGGATGGGGCTCGCGATGGCGCTGCGCAACCAGCAGATCTCCGACTTCCCGCTCTGCAACAAGAGCTTCAACCTCTCGTACTGTGGCCACGATTTGTAG
- the nuoB gene encoding NADH-quinone oxidoreductase subunit NuoB translates to MLKALRARVHQGRRTISYPDDAPALPDRFRGLPRLDAERCGPDCARCIDACPTGALVKRDGRLGLDLGRCLFCTDCVEACPEGAIAYGGEYRMAARTREELVLDGPALPLVAALDAETRRLFGRSLKLRQVSAGGCNGCEADVNVLNTVVFDLGRLGIQFVASPRHADGLLITGPVTENMRLALRKTYDAVPGPKIVIAVGACAISGGPYVDHPEVHNGAHRVLPVDLYVPGCPPHPYTILHGLLGLLGRIDQRPGGPRT, encoded by the coding sequence ATGCTGAAGGCACTTCGCGCGCGCGTGCACCAGGGACGGCGGACGATCTCGTATCCCGACGACGCGCCCGCGCTCCCGGACCGCTTTCGAGGGCTCCCGCGCCTGGACGCCGAACGATGCGGGCCCGACTGCGCGCGCTGCATCGACGCCTGCCCGACCGGCGCGCTCGTGAAGCGCGACGGGCGGCTCGGCCTCGATCTCGGCCGGTGCCTCTTCTGCACCGATTGCGTGGAGGCATGTCCCGAGGGGGCGATCGCCTACGGAGGCGAGTACCGCATGGCGGCGAGGACGCGCGAGGAGCTCGTGCTCGACGGCCCCGCGCTCCCGCTCGTCGCGGCACTCGACGCGGAGACGCGCCGGCTCTTCGGCCGCTCGCTCAAGCTCCGGCAGGTGAGTGCCGGCGGCTGCAACGGCTGCGAGGCCGACGTGAACGTGCTCAACACCGTCGTCTTCGATCTCGGGCGACTCGGCATTCAGTTCGTAGCATCCCCACGCCACGCTGACGGCCTGCTCATCACCGGCCCCGTTACCGAGAACATGCGGCTCGCGCTCCGGAAGACGTACGATGCGGTGCCGGGTCCGAAGATCGTGATCGCCGTCGGCGCATGTGCAATTTCGGGTGGTCCGTACGTCGACCATCCAGAGGTGCACAACGGCGCACACCGAGTCCTGCCCGTGGACCTCTACGTTCCTGGATGCCCACCGCACCCCTACACGATCCTTCATGGTCTGCTTGGCCTCCTGGGACGCATCGACCAGCGCCCCGGTGGCCCTCGCACTTGA
- a CDS encoding hydrogenase, with protein sequence MTTAVDAILVGVILTSFVLLGSSRFGSCIRVVALQGVLLGVLTLAARQDEASLRTTLLALASTGLKGIAFPWLLARALRDAEVRREVEPLVGYGPSVLMGLMGLVGALWLASRLRPPGASVLPSLVVPVALFTMFAGLFLIVGRRQALMQVLGYLVMENGIYVFGVGVVQGTPVLVELGVLLDVFVGVFVMGIAMFHISREFDHIDTERLRALKDWTP encoded by the coding sequence GTGACCACCGCCGTCGACGCGATCCTGGTCGGCGTGATCCTCACGAGCTTCGTGCTGCTCGGCTCGAGCCGCTTCGGGTCCTGCATCCGGGTCGTGGCCCTTCAGGGGGTGCTGCTCGGCGTGTTGACGCTCGCGGCGCGGCAGGACGAGGCGTCGCTTCGAACGACGCTGCTCGCCCTCGCGAGCACTGGGCTGAAGGGCATCGCGTTCCCGTGGTTGCTCGCGCGCGCGCTCCGCGATGCCGAGGTGCGCCGCGAGGTCGAGCCGCTCGTCGGCTATGGGCCATCGGTTCTGATGGGGCTCATGGGGCTCGTCGGCGCGCTCTGGCTCGCGAGCCGCCTTCGGCCGCCGGGTGCTTCGGTCTTGCCATCGCTCGTCGTGCCGGTGGCGCTCTTCACGATGTTCGCCGGCCTGTTTCTCATCGTCGGGCGCCGCCAGGCCCTGATGCAAGTGCTCGGCTACCTCGTGATGGAGAACGGCATCTACGTCTTCGGCGTCGGAGTCGTGCAGGGAACGCCCGTGCTGGTCGAGCTCGGCGTGCTGCTCGACGTGTTCGTCGGCGTGTTCGTCATGGGCATCGCGATGTTCCACATCAGCCGCGAGTTCGATCATATCGATACGGAGCGTTTGCGGGCGCTGAAGGACTGGACGCCGTGA
- a CDS encoding proton-conducting transporter membrane subunit — translation MILALLLSPLIAGAFAYVLRPDGPRRMLLVATAVGHALLTGATWVHDPAPAWGGWLALDAMGQLILSITSGLFLACAVYAAGYLGREGHGTRTDIGEGFLFDNAPEATFTACLLFFLAAMTLVTVSQRFGLLWVAIEATTLVSAPLIYFHRHHRSLEATWKYLLICSVGIAIALLGNFFLAVAAAGGGTPLPLVVQDLVGGASGIDKTWLQAAMILFLVGYGTKMGLAPLHTWLPDAHSEAPSVVSALLSGALLNCAFLGILRVQQVCAAAGIAAFGQELLVGFGLLSMAVATVFIPGQSDYKRMLAYSSVEHMGVLALGVGVGGIGTFGALLHAVGHSATKAMLFLTAGNILTAYRSKSIREVRGVLRVLPVTGGLWMLGLFAITGSPPFGPFLSEFTILRAMLVQGHSAVALGFLAMLAVIFVGMAGIVLEMAQGEPGMDTADRPRREPLSAVMPAIALAVVVLVIGVYVPPPLRSALERAAHALD, via the coding sequence GTGATCCTGGCGCTGCTGCTGTCGCCGCTGATTGCGGGCGCATTCGCCTACGTTCTGCGTCCCGACGGCCCGCGGCGAATGCTGCTGGTGGCGACGGCCGTCGGACACGCGTTGCTCACGGGCGCGACCTGGGTGCACGATCCGGCACCCGCATGGGGAGGTTGGCTCGCGCTCGACGCCATGGGCCAGCTCATCCTCAGCATCACGAGTGGGCTCTTCCTCGCGTGCGCCGTCTACGCCGCGGGCTACCTCGGCCGCGAAGGTCATGGCACCCGCACCGACATCGGTGAGGGCTTCCTCTTCGACAACGCGCCCGAGGCGACCTTCACGGCGTGCCTCCTCTTCTTCCTCGCGGCCATGACGCTCGTGACCGTGAGCCAGCGCTTCGGACTGCTCTGGGTCGCGATCGAGGCGACCACGCTCGTGAGTGCGCCCTTGATCTATTTCCACCGCCACCATCGATCCCTCGAAGCGACCTGGAAGTACCTCCTCATCTGCTCGGTCGGAATCGCGATCGCGCTGCTCGGGAACTTCTTCCTCGCGGTCGCGGCTGCGGGTGGTGGAACGCCGCTGCCGCTCGTCGTGCAGGATCTCGTGGGCGGCGCGTCGGGCATCGACAAGACCTGGCTCCAGGCGGCGATGATCCTTTTCCTCGTCGGCTACGGAACCAAGATGGGACTCGCGCCGCTCCACACCTGGTTGCCCGACGCGCACAGCGAGGCGCCGTCGGTCGTGTCGGCGCTCCTCTCGGGGGCGCTCCTCAACTGCGCGTTCCTCGGCATACTCCGCGTGCAGCAGGTCTGCGCCGCGGCGGGCATCGCCGCCTTCGGCCAGGAGCTCCTCGTCGGGTTCGGGCTCCTGTCGATGGCCGTGGCGACCGTGTTCATCCCCGGCCAGAGCGACTACAAGCGTATGCTCGCCTACTCGAGCGTCGAGCACATGGGCGTGCTCGCGCTCGGGGTCGGTGTGGGCGGCATCGGTACCTTTGGCGCGCTTCTCCATGCCGTCGGCCATTCGGCGACCAAGGCGATGCTCTTTCTCACGGCGGGAAACATCCTCACGGCCTACCGGTCGAAGTCGATCCGCGAGGTGCGGGGCGTGCTGCGCGTCCTCCCCGTCACGGGTGGGCTCTGGATGCTCGGGCTCTTCGCAATCACCGGCTCGCCACCGTTCGGTCCCTTCTTGAGCGAGTTCACGATCCTGCGAGCGATGCTCGTTCAGGGCCACTCCGCGGTCGCATTGGGGTTCCTGGCGATGCTCGCCGTGATCTTCGTCGGCATGGCGGGCATCGTCCTCGAGATGGCGCAGGGCGAGCCGGGAATGGACACGGCCGACCGCCCGCGTCGCGAGCCGCTGTCGGCCGTGATGCCGGCGATCGCGCTCGCGGTCGTCGTCCTCGTGATCGGAGTGTACGTGCCGCCGCCGTTGCGGAGCGCGCTCGAACGAGCCGCGCACGCGTTGGATTGA